One genomic region from Candidatus Methylacidiphilales bacterium encodes:
- a CDS encoding sodium:solute symporter: MRYGPDFLVIAAYFIAIVWVGLSFSRKSRTVSQFSIGDRQIPWWAVLGSILAAEISAATFLGAPGEGYGLRNFTYAQLAIGTLLARVIVSYVFIKPYYDYRVISIYEFLHVRFGVRTKNAASAVFLFTRILASGSRLYIAAVVLVLGYEMLTGAKPTLRQELLIYIGSLVLLTLFTTLYTSLGGIKAVVWTDVIQAAVMFGSLAFAIWMLLRHIPGGWHGALSCLKAPGDLSVFDTGIDATRSWGANFKYILKNEYTLWAAFFASTFITMATHGTDQDMVQRMLTAKNYHRSRLAVVLSGLADIPLVMVFLLVGILLWAFYRFHPDPNLPDKNPYIFAYYILHELPVGVRGLLIAGIFATAMGSLSTALNALATSFIQDWYLPYLNPAADETSQVRALRWSTVVFAIALIVVGSLTALVVLTVKDSRIIPIVLGIFAYTYGPLLGVFLVGMLTRSRGNEAGNLPAMLSGFLAVTFFSGLYCKLPLLFGRAEWTQPHWLPAISFPWWITIGTCVTFGIAVLFRTPASQQDLARRHVASANPPFQS; encoded by the coding sequence GTGCGCTACGGCCCCGATTTTCTTGTCATCGCCGCCTACTTCATCGCCATCGTGTGGGTCGGCCTTTCGTTCAGCCGCAAAAGCCGGACTGTCAGCCAGTTTTCCATCGGCGACCGCCAAATTCCCTGGTGGGCGGTGCTCGGTTCAATCCTGGCGGCTGAAATCAGCGCCGCCACATTCCTGGGCGCGCCGGGCGAGGGATACGGGCTGCGCAACTTCACCTACGCGCAACTGGCCATCGGCACTCTCCTGGCGCGGGTGATTGTCAGTTATGTCTTTATCAAGCCGTATTACGATTACCGGGTCATTTCCATTTACGAATTTTTGCATGTCCGCTTTGGCGTGCGCACCAAAAACGCCGCCTCGGCTGTTTTTCTATTCACACGCATACTGGCCAGCGGCTCCCGCTTGTACATCGCCGCCGTGGTATTGGTGCTCGGATATGAAATGCTCACTGGCGCCAAACCCACCTTGCGCCAGGAACTGCTGATCTACATCGGCTCCCTTGTGTTGCTCACTCTTTTCACAACTTTGTACACATCCCTGGGCGGGATCAAGGCGGTGGTCTGGACCGATGTTATTCAGGCCGCCGTTATGTTCGGCTCGCTCGCATTCGCGATCTGGATGTTGCTGAGGCATATTCCCGGCGGCTGGCATGGGGCCTTGTCCTGTTTGAAAGCGCCCGGCGACCTTTCCGTTTTCGACACGGGGATTGATGCCACGCGCAGTTGGGGCGCAAATTTCAAATACATCCTCAAAAACGAATACACCCTGTGGGCGGCCTTTTTTGCCTCCACCTTTATTACGATGGCCACGCACGGAACCGATCAGGACATGGTCCAACGCATGTTGACGGCCAAAAATTACCATCGCAGCCGGCTCGCCGTCGTTCTCTCCGGCCTGGCCGATATTCCGCTCGTCATGGTCTTTCTTCTCGTCGGCATCCTGCTGTGGGCGTTTTACAGATTTCATCCCGATCCGAATCTCCCGGACAAAAACCCCTATATTTTCGCCTACTACATCCTGCACGAACTTCCGGTTGGCGTCAGAGGATTGTTGATTGCGGGTATTTTTGCCACGGCCATGGGTTCGCTCAGTACCGCCCTTAATGCCCTGGCCACCAGCTTTATTCAGGATTGGTACCTGCCGTATTTGAACCCCGCCGCAGATGAAACAAGCCAGGTCAGAGCCCTGCGCTGGAGCACCGTGGTATTTGCCATTGCGCTCATCGTGGTCGGCTCGCTTACGGCCCTGGTGGTGCTTACCGTCAAGGATTCCCGCATCATTCCCATCGTGCTCGGCATTTTCGCCTACACCTACGGGCCGTTGCTGGGCGTTTTTTTGGTCGGAATGCTCACCCGCAGCCGCGGCAACGAAGCCGGAAATTTGCCCGCCATGCTGTCCGGTTTTCTGGCGGTTACGTTTTTCAGCGGGCTGTATTGCAAACTGCCCTTGCTGTTTGGACGGGCGGAATGGACGCAACCGCACTGGCTGCCTGCGATCTCATTTCCCTGGTGGATCACCATCGGAACCTGCGTCACGTTTGGCATCGCCGTGCTGTTCCGCACCCCGGCCAGCCAGCAGGATCTGGCGCGGCGGCATGTTGCTTCCGCCAACCCTCCATTCCAATCCTGA
- a CDS encoding Fic family protein, which translates to MPKIITESDLLPVLEVFRNVLDPISIEQAEALLSGQVPRRTLQRRLAALVKQGRLSPQGQQRGRRYRLNEISSGLTVKEQPAEIKRSELPLSSAASNIFRSIMRPLSNRRPIGYQASFLEKYRPNASAYLLPEHLSRLAALGQATGAPQPAGTHFRKVLDRLLIDLSWNSSRLEGNTYSLLETERLLALGENAEGRNAKEAQMILNHKAAIELLAEQADEIGFNRYTLFNLHALLADNLLQNPNAAGRLRANPVGISGTVYHPLEQPQMIEDHFQLVLDKAAQIQNAFEQAFFVMVHIPYLQPFEDVNKRVSRLAANIPLVLRNLCPLSFVDVPKDDYVNGILGVYELNRVEYLRDVFLWAYERSCARYSAVCQSLGEPDMFRLKYRTQIRNVVAEVVRGGKNKTAAVKWIAGSADALIPAPDQPRFVEIVETELSSLHEGNIARYRLRPAEFQAWRETWR; encoded by the coding sequence ATGCCAAAAATCATCACGGAAAGTGATTTGCTCCCCGTTCTGGAAGTATTTCGGAACGTGTTGGATCCCATTTCAATCGAACAGGCTGAAGCACTGCTGTCCGGGCAGGTGCCCCGGCGGACTTTGCAGCGACGTCTAGCTGCGCTCGTGAAGCAAGGCCGGTTGTCGCCGCAAGGACAGCAGCGGGGGCGGCGCTACCGCCTCAATGAAATTTCTTCCGGCTTAACTGTCAAGGAACAACCTGCGGAAATAAAACGCAGTGAACTGCCGCTTTCATCCGCAGCAAGCAATATCTTCCGGAGCATAATGCGCCCATTATCAAACCGGCGTCCGATTGGGTATCAGGCCTCTTTTTTGGAAAAATACCGCCCGAATGCTTCAGCCTATCTTTTGCCGGAGCATCTTTCGAGGCTTGCAGCCCTGGGGCAGGCGACGGGAGCGCCACAGCCTGCGGGCACCCATTTCCGAAAGGTGCTGGATCGCCTGCTCATAGACCTGTCATGGAATTCGAGTCGGCTCGAAGGCAACACGTATTCATTGCTGGAAACCGAACGGCTTCTGGCTTTGGGCGAAAACGCGGAAGGACGGAACGCAAAAGAAGCCCAAATGATTTTAAACCACAAGGCCGCAATCGAATTGCTGGCGGAACAGGCGGACGAAATCGGCTTCAACCGCTATACGTTGTTCAATCTGCACGCATTGCTCGCGGACAATCTGCTGCAAAATCCAAACGCTGCGGGAAGGTTGCGCGCCAATCCAGTAGGCATTTCCGGAACTGTCTATCATCCTCTGGAGCAGCCGCAGATGATAGAAGACCATTTCCAGCTTGTGCTGGATAAAGCGGCGCAAATCCAAAACGCCTTCGAACAGGCATTTTTTGTTATGGTTCATATTCCGTATCTGCAGCCGTTCGAGGATGTGAATAAGCGAGTTTCACGCCTTGCGGCCAATATTCCGCTGGTGCTGCGCAATCTTTGCCCGCTTTCGTTTGTGGATGTGCCGAAGGATGACTATGTCAACGGTATCCTCGGGGTGTATGAATTGAACCGCGTTGAGTATTTGCGGGACGTGTTTCTGTGGGCCTACGAGCGCTCGTGCGCCCGCTATTCGGCCGTATGCCAGTCCCTGGGTGAGCCGGACATGTTCCGGTTGAAGTACCGGACACAGATCCGCAATGTGGTTGCGGAGGTGGTGCGCGGCGGAAAAAACAAAACTGCCGCTGTCAAATGGATTGCAGGCAGCGCGGACGCCTTGATTCCGGCCCCTGACCAACCGCGCTTTGTTGAGATTGTAGAGACGGAATTAAGCAGCCTGCATGAGGGTAACATTGCCCGTTACCGCCTTCGTCCCGCAGAATTTCAAGCGTGGAGGGAAACCTGGCGCTAG
- a CDS encoding acyltransferase: MKHFAWFDSLRFLAVLLVMFSHSWDLTGSLPGISGWLYHWIREMGWIGVDFFFVLSGFLVSGLLFAEYKATGNVRGKRFLIRRAFKILPLFYVLVLVAAVMSVAVGEASGMKLAGRIFREACFFQSYRRAMFPHTWSLAVEVHFYLLLAGMFYLLLRCNKIHSEKLQKLPWILLGVLVFCLSARLIQCGLEPSRFNFFKQLNPSHLRVDSLAAGVLLRYLYDFEPQCLSIFARFRIAWVGLAVVMLWPATQLWLPHSWYVTALIPTSCYLSGIIILAQLADLPWPAAGWGRALAWLPDYLGRHSYAIYLWHLAAKDWLVARIFAGHSTFILTLAYFAAAFVVGCLLSEVLEMPMLRLRNRLFPSQIKK, from the coding sequence ATGAAACATTTTGCATGGTTTGACAGCTTGCGATTTCTGGCGGTATTGCTGGTCATGTTTTCCCACAGTTGGGATTTGACCGGCAGCCTGCCGGGTATTTCCGGATGGCTTTATCATTGGATCAGGGAAATGGGCTGGATCGGGGTGGATTTCTTTTTCGTGCTCAGCGGATTTTTGGTTTCCGGTCTTTTGTTTGCGGAATACAAGGCCACGGGAAATGTGCGGGGGAAGCGGTTCTTGATCCGGCGCGCATTCAAGATCCTTCCATTGTTTTATGTTCTGGTATTGGTTGCAGCCGTGATGAGTGTTGCCGTCGGTGAGGCGTCAGGCATGAAATTGGCGGGGCGTATTTTCAGGGAAGCCTGTTTTTTCCAGAGCTACCGGCGCGCCATGTTTCCGCACACCTGGAGCCTTGCCGTCGAGGTGCATTTTTACCTGCTGTTGGCCGGCATGTTCTATCTGTTGCTGCGCTGCAATAAAATTCATTCCGAAAAGCTGCAAAAGCTGCCTTGGATTTTGCTGGGAGTTCTGGTGTTTTGCCTGTCCGCCCGGCTGATTCAATGCGGATTGGAACCGTCGCGTTTCAATTTTTTCAAGCAATTAAATCCATCGCACCTGCGCGTGGACAGTCTGGCGGCAGGGGTCCTGTTGCGATATCTGTATGATTTCGAGCCGCAGTGTTTGTCGATATTTGCACGTTTCAGAATTGCCTGGGTGGGATTGGCGGTGGTGATGCTCTGGCCCGCCACCCAACTGTGGTTGCCTCATTCCTGGTATGTGACGGCTTTAATTCCAACGAGTTGTTATCTTTCGGGCATCATCATTTTGGCGCAATTGGCCGATTTACCATGGCCCGCGGCGGGCTGGGGCCGGGCGCTGGCATGGCTGCCTGATTATCTGGGACGCCATTCCTACGCGATCTATCTCTGGCACCTCGCTGCCAAGGACTGGTTGGTTGCCCGGATCTTTGCCGGGCATTCAACATTCATTCTTACGCTTGCTTATTTCGCCGCCGCGTTTGTTGTTGGTTGTTTGTTATCGGAGGTTCTGGAAATGCCAATGTTGCGTCTCCGCAACCGCCTGTTCCCAAGCCAGATAAAAAAATAG
- a CDS encoding glycosyltransferase: MNANEPQICLVAGSLQEPSGCNPAGGHFLRLARLCRTRFGSVTVLYTGPDAGLRASIERSLSSSGIHLVRLERLPLEPHDKAYWGFINQSLAVYDFLKKQDYTHVLFQEHRGIGFRSVQARRMAGDFQNTLLMLAIFDPSERSLEAGETWPRWPIPAALASWCERYVCEHADLVVFGSDEIKRRMVENQWPVPTDNRVLPFFTDRLKSQANLKCNRPELDPLEQEWLELFKKQAAPTNKHDVIRSKIALNPPLVSVVIAHYNHGRYLPETLASLEKSAYPNFEVIVVDDGSTDGFSLRVFHELQEQYPAPRYTFIAKSKNQGIGASRNHGAALAKGDYLVFVDADNIVLPEMLESFIEGIELSGVDCCTCFYKAFEDRPDPLRIPWVVTPAGQAMEAGWVEDVFGDANCIVRRQVFLALQGFPEVLLLAEDWEFFINLSRSGYKLDVIPRFLFWYRDNPTGCRRSGSRYQKYKAILDAYASGLPEFYRRILKQIAYPLASDSGYPPQRWLWHELEENLKMEHRSLVQFTYFIIKQIEQFVRRKYLYRIRFNRRKPR, translated from the coding sequence GTGAACGCAAACGAACCGCAAATTTGCCTGGTTGCAGGCAGCCTGCAGGAACCGTCCGGTTGCAATCCGGCGGGCGGGCATTTTTTGCGTCTTGCCCGGCTCTGCCGGACCCGTTTTGGCTCTGTAACAGTTCTTTACACGGGCCCGGACGCCGGGCTTCGAGCTTCAATCGAGAGATCATTGTCCAGCTCCGGAATACATCTGGTCCGGCTGGAAAGGCTGCCTCTGGAACCCCACGACAAGGCGTATTGGGGATTCATCAATCAATCCCTGGCGGTGTATGATTTTCTAAAAAAACAGGATTATACCCATGTCCTCTTTCAAGAGCATCGCGGAATCGGATTCCGTTCCGTCCAAGCCAGGCGAATGGCGGGCGATTTTCAAAATACGCTGCTGATGCTTGCCATTTTTGACCCTTCAGAACGAAGCCTTGAAGCGGGGGAAACATGGCCGCGCTGGCCCATCCCGGCTGCATTGGCATCCTGGTGTGAACGCTATGTTTGTGAACACGCCGACCTGGTTGTATTTGGCAGCGATGAAATCAAGCGTCGGATGGTTGAAAACCAATGGCCCGTGCCGACGGACAACCGGGTACTGCCGTTTTTCACGGACCGTTTAAAATCACAAGCCAACCTAAAATGTAATCGCCCCGAGCTGGACCCGCTTGAACAGGAATGGCTGGAACTTTTCAAAAAGCAAGCTGCTCCCACCAATAAGCACGACGTGATCCGGAGTAAAATCGCGCTCAACCCGCCCCTGGTCTCGGTCGTCATTGCCCATTATAATCATGGCCGGTATCTGCCGGAAACTCTGGCTTCTTTGGAAAAATCCGCCTACCCGAATTTTGAAGTCATTGTGGTCGATGATGGCAGCACGGACGGGTTTTCCCTGCGTGTATTTCACGAGTTGCAGGAACAGTATCCCGCCCCTCGATACACCTTTATTGCCAAATCTAAAAATCAAGGAATCGGAGCCAGCCGGAACCATGGCGCGGCCCTGGCGAAGGGTGATTATTTGGTTTTTGTCGATGCCGACAATATAGTCCTCCCGGAAATGTTGGAATCATTTATCGAAGGGATTGAACTGAGCGGCGTCGATTGTTGCACCTGCTTTTACAAAGCCTTTGAAGACCGGCCGGACCCCTTGCGAATCCCGTGGGTTGTCACTCCGGCGGGACAAGCCATGGAAGCCGGTTGGGTGGAAGATGTTTTTGGGGATGCCAACTGCATTGTCAGGCGTCAGGTTTTTCTGGCTTTGCAGGGATTTCCGGAAGTGCTTCTGTTGGCTGAGGATTGGGAATTTTTTATCAATCTGTCCCGCAGCGGTTACAAACTGGATGTTATTCCCAGATTTTTATTTTGGTATCGGGACAATCCCACAGGATGCAGGAGAAGCGGCAGTCGCTATCAAAAGTACAAGGCAATTTTGGATGCTTACGCGAGCGGACTGCCCGAATTTTACAGGAGAATTTTGAAACAAATCGCGTATCCGCTGGCCAGTGATTCCGGATATCCGCCGCAACGATGGCTTTGGCACGAATTGGAAGAAAATCTGAAGATGGAGCATCGTTCGCTGGTGCAATTCACTTATTTCATTATAAAGCAAATCGAACAGTTTGTTCGAAGGAAATATCTCTACCGCATTCGTTTCAACCGCAGGAAGCCGCGGTAA